The sequence GCATAGGAATCTAGACTACCATCTAGTTGTTTTCTATTTAAATTACAAAATGAACATATTTTATCACAATATGGTGTATGTACATAAATAGCTTTTTTTCTATCATCCGGCTTTATCTCAAGCATAGCTTTAAAACTTGATTTATCAGCTTTTTCACTAGGAACATATTTGCTAATAAGTCCAGTACTATCATGATGAGATTTATGCCTCTTATTAAATAATAATAAATTGTTAATCATCCAAATCCTCCTCTAAAGCATACATATTTAGCCAATTATTAACATTCAATTATATTTTGAAATTCAAAATAATTTTATTATAGATATAATAATATTTTTTTTATATAAAGTCAATAAAAAATAAATAAAATCTAATAATTTGACTTTATAATTAAAATATGATATAAGTTTTAATAAAAAAAGTAGGAGGAATATGATGAAAATATTGGTTACTTATTCAACACTAACAGGGAACACTAAAAAAGTTTGTGAAGCAGCAGCAGAAGCTTTTACTGAGGTAGAAATAAAAGATATAAGTGAAGTAACAACTTTAGATTATGATTTAATAGTTGTCGGAACTTGGATAGATAAAGGGACTGCAGATACAAAGGCTCTTAATTTTATCGAAACAATAAAGAAAAAGAAAACAGCTTTCATATTTACATTAGGAGCTTATCCAGACTCACAACACGCTATGGATTGTATAAAGAGAATAAAAAAATTATTTGAAGGCAATGAAAATGAAGTAGTAGGACACTATCACTGTCAAGGAGCTATTGATCCAAAACTTATAGAGATGATGAAAACAAAATTTGGACCAGATCATCCTCATGGACCAAACCCTGAAAGAATAAAAAGATGGGAAGATGCAAGTAAGCATCCAGATGAAAATGATTTAGATATGGCTTACAATTATTTTAAAGAATTAATAAATAAATTATGATATATAGCTTCTCAGGTATAGAAGCTTTTTTATAATAATAAAACAAAATTAAATTTATGAAGTGGTTTAAATTTAATAGATGTTATTAGCTAATTTATTTTAAAAAGCAAAAATTATCTAAGAAATTAAAAGTTGTTATCTTAAATATTTTATCATTATAGAAATATAAAAGCTGTCAGATCGTTAATTCACTGACAGCTTTTATATTAGTTGTTAATTAAGTAAATTAAAATACTTTAAAAGAAAGGATTAATTGAATTATACATGAATGTTAAATAAAAGTCAAGAAAAAATTTGTTTATTTAAATATTTTTAATATCAAACTAAAAAATAATAACTAATTCAAAGTTTTTAATTTTAAAATATGAAAAGAAACTACTATCAATATTACTATTAAAAAGATTTTAAGATATAAATTAGATATTTTTGTTATAGAAAAAGTAACACTAATGATTAAAGTAAGGATAGCTATAAATTTATTTTTCCTACTAACACCTTTCTTTTCTTGATAATCTTTGATATATTTTCCAAAAATTTTATTTTCTAAGAGAGCTTTATGAAATTTTTCTGAAGATTTATTAAAACAATATGCACTTAGAAGTAAAAAAGGAGTAGTGGGAAGTATTGGAAGAAAAATACCTATACTTCCTAAAATAATAGAGAGTATTCCAACAACAAAAAAAATTTTTTTCTTCATGATATTTCTCCTTATATTTTTAGATATTTATTTAAAAATATACTAAAGAAAGGTAAAAAAGTCAAATAAAGATTTTTGACTTTTTTATTTTAGTAA comes from Fusobacterium necrogenes and encodes:
- a CDS encoding flavodoxin family protein, producing MKILVTYSTLTGNTKKVCEAAAEAFTEVEIKDISEVTTLDYDLIVVGTWIDKGTADTKALNFIETIKKKKTAFIFTLGAYPDSQHAMDCIKRIKKLFEGNENEVVGHYHCQGAIDPKLIEMMKTKFGPDHPHGPNPERIKRWEDASKHPDENDLDMAYNYFKELINKL
- a CDS encoding YbaN family protein — its product is MKKKIFFVVGILSIILGSIGIFLPILPTTPFLLLSAYCFNKSSEKFHKALLENKIFGKYIKDYQEKKGVSRKNKFIAILTLIISVTFSITKISNLYLKIFLIVILIVVSFHILKLKTLN